From a single Apostichopus japonicus isolate 1M-3 chromosome 12, ASM3797524v1, whole genome shotgun sequence genomic region:
- the LOC139976871 gene encoding solute carrier family 35 member G1-like isoform X2, translated as MDAGNNIPNKGKSELTQENPPNSCTIIMEHMLTQVRENRAIIYSLMSAICYAGVSITAYESSLYLTATEIPMWVALSVFCLTVVCILIKRPVFPSTIAEVMLIISSGIFCGGGGVCLLLAVVFVGPGDAIAIYYTMPVICTILGITCFGEPMNVKKIILLCLAVVGASFISGPTFLFGIPLSYNSMYAIGLVLALLASIGYGTSFTLIHYTSAKYETDPFIFSLATAASASCFSTITYLVFQEPSFPSEIYGLLVLASCSCFSFLAGLSLAFALSVESASFVAIVSTTEMLFTYLAQFIVFDLKPTWLSASGAVMVFVSCVGLNFLKTDNGDAGIEDDDSKKPLIEDHKEEN; from the exons atggacGCGGGTAATAATATTCCCAACAAAGGCAAATCGGAACTCACACAGGAGAACCCTCCTAACTCATGTACCATTATCATGGAACACATGCTAACGCAAGTGAGAGAAAACAGAGCTATAATATATTCTCTAATGAGCGCAATCTGTTATGCAGGAGTAAGTATTACCGCATACGAGTCAAGTTTGTACCTCACCGCCACTGAGATTCCGATGTGGGTCGCTCTCTCCGTTTTCTGTTTGACTGTCGTCTGCATTTTAATCAAAAGACCCGTCTTCCCATCGACGATAGCTGAAGTAATGCTTATAATTTCGTCTGGAATATTTTGCGGGGGTGGAGGCGTGTGTTTACTTCTGGCAGTGGTCTTCGTAGGTCCTGGAGACGCAATCGCTATTTACTATACAATGCCAGTTATCTGCACAATACTTGGTATAACTTGCTTTGGAGAACCAATGAACGTTAAGAAGATTATTCTACTTTGTCTTGCTGTTGTAGGCGCGAGTTTTATATCTGGGCCAACATTTCTCTTTGGAATACCTCTCTCGTATAACTCAATGTACGCGATCGGCCTTGTACTAGCACTGCTGGCTTCGATAGGTTATGGAACAAGCTTTACATTAATTCATTACACTTCAGCCAAATATGAAACAGATCCGTTTATCTTTTCGTTGGCTACAGCTGCCTCGGCGAGTTGTTTCTCAACCATTACATACTTGGTTTTTCAAGAACCGTCATTTCCCAGTGAGATCTACGGTTTGTTAGTGTTAGCATCGTgtagttgtttttcttttctcgcAGGTCTCTCGCTCGCTTTTGCGCTGAGCGTTGAAAGTGCGTCTTTCGTTGCGATAGTCTCAACTACCGAGATGTTATTTACGTATCTAGCGCAGTTTATTGTCTTTGATTTGAAACCTACTTGGCTATCTGCATCGGGTGCTGTCATGGTATTCGTATCGTGTGTCGGGCTGAACTTTCTCAAAACAGACAATGGAGACGCCGGAATAGAAGATGACGACTCCAAGAAACCACTGATCGAAGACCACAAAGAGGAGa ATTGA
- the LOC139976871 gene encoding solute carrier family 35 member G1-like isoform X1, whose amino-acid sequence MDAGNNIPNKGKSELTQENPPNSCTIIMEHMLTQVRENRAIIYSLMSAICYAGVSITAYESSLYLTATEIPMWVALSVFCLTVVCILIKRPVFPSTIAEVMLIISSGIFCGGGGVCLLLAVVFVGPGDAIAIYYTMPVICTILGITCFGEPMNVKKIILLCLAVVGASFISGPTFLFGIPLSYNSMYAIGLVLALLASIGYGTSFTLIHYTSAKYETDPFIFSLATAASASCFSTITYLVFQEPSFPSEIYGLLVLASCSCFSFLAGLSLAFALSVESASFVAIVSTTEMLFTYLAQFIVFDLKPTWLSASGAVMVFVSCVGLNFLKTDNGDAGIEDDDSKKPLIEDHKEESK is encoded by the coding sequence atggacGCGGGTAATAATATTCCCAACAAAGGCAAATCGGAACTCACACAGGAGAACCCTCCTAACTCATGTACCATTATCATGGAACACATGCTAACGCAAGTGAGAGAAAACAGAGCTATAATATATTCTCTAATGAGCGCAATCTGTTATGCAGGAGTAAGTATTACCGCATACGAGTCAAGTTTGTACCTCACCGCCACTGAGATTCCGATGTGGGTCGCTCTCTCCGTTTTCTGTTTGACTGTCGTCTGCATTTTAATCAAAAGACCCGTCTTCCCATCGACGATAGCTGAAGTAATGCTTATAATTTCGTCTGGAATATTTTGCGGGGGTGGAGGCGTGTGTTTACTTCTGGCAGTGGTCTTCGTAGGTCCTGGAGACGCAATCGCTATTTACTATACAATGCCAGTTATCTGCACAATACTTGGTATAACTTGCTTTGGAGAACCAATGAACGTTAAGAAGATTATTCTACTTTGTCTTGCTGTTGTAGGCGCGAGTTTTATATCTGGGCCAACATTTCTCTTTGGAATACCTCTCTCGTATAACTCAATGTACGCGATCGGCCTTGTACTAGCACTGCTGGCTTCGATAGGTTATGGAACAAGCTTTACATTAATTCATTACACTTCAGCCAAATATGAAACAGATCCGTTTATCTTTTCGTTGGCTACAGCTGCCTCGGCGAGTTGTTTCTCAACCATTACATACTTGGTTTTTCAAGAACCGTCATTTCCCAGTGAGATCTACGGTTTGTTAGTGTTAGCATCGTgtagttgtttttcttttctcgcAGGTCTCTCGCTCGCTTTTGCGCTGAGCGTTGAAAGTGCGTCTTTCGTTGCGATAGTCTCAACTACCGAGATGTTATTTACGTATCTAGCGCAGTTTATTGTCTTTGATTTGAAACCTACTTGGCTATCTGCATCGGGTGCTGTCATGGTATTCGTATCGTGTGTCGGGCTGAACTTTCTCAAAACAGACAATGGAGACGCCGGAATAGAAGATGACGACTCCAAGAAACCACTGATCGAAGACCACAAAGAGGAGagtaagtga